One part of the Populus alba chromosome 18, ASM523922v2, whole genome shotgun sequence genome encodes these proteins:
- the LOC118051240 gene encoding uncharacterized protein, which translates to MTEFSIGNRRYGYVHERKWPSEAIDMHHVVVRKRNGKGFLVFFSALIVLANASYLFLVKNKSISVLLWSFCLSVFLVKLMFWRRVMKESVMVMPTFGVQLETHYLSGRIVRRFVPIGKILKPVLLECVSPITCYWSLSLLLRGEAELMLVFKELRPPVKMLIPIWKALCNASGIKEGSDPLKGVN; encoded by the exons atgaccgAGTTTTCGATTGGTAATCGGAGATATGGTTACGTACATGAACGGAAGTGGCCTTCGGAAGCAATTGATATGCACCATGTTGTGGTGAGGAAGAGGAATGGCAAGGGTTTCCTCGTGTTTTTTTCAGCTCTCATCGTTCTCGCAAATGCATCATATCTCTTCCTAGTCAAG AATAAATCAATCAGCGTTCTTTTGTGGAGCTTTTGTTTGAGTGTGTTCCTTGTCAAACTAATGTTTTGGAGGCGTGTCATGAAAG AGTCTGTCATGGTTATGCCAACTTTTGGAGTTCAACTTGAAACACACTATTTGAG TGGAAGAATTGTCCGTCGCTTTGTTCCTATTGGCAAGATTTTGAAACCTGTGTTGCTGGAATGTGTGTCGCCAATTACTTGTTACTGGAGCTTGTCTCTGCTTCTGCGTGGCGAAGCAGAACTAATGTTGGTTTTTAAG GAATTACGACCTCCTGTGAAGATGTTGATCCCTATCTGGAAGGCCTTGTGTAATGCTTCTGGCATTAAAGAAGGCTCAGACCCCTTGAAGGGTGTCAACTAA
- the LOC118051220 gene encoding probable LRR receptor-like serine/threonine-protein kinase At1g53430: MGVLSFCLFVFWVSQVVFAQQTTDPNEVDALNRLIDYWNLRDNLNITNDPCIQNAAWANKQANPRVACDCSNNTCHITHLKIHALDISGELPSELFVLKELMNLDFGKNVLNGAIPAEIERLSNMQHLNLGINNFTGAVPQELGNLTKLITLDFGSNNFIGPLPTSLGKLTSLQELYINSSGVSGRIPQELANLKSLRTLWASDNLFTGKLPDFFGTLTKLRNLRLQGTLLEGPIPSSFSALKKLGDLRIGDLNGEDSSLEFLRDQKSLTILILRNCLLSGQIPDQLGNFSQLQELDLSFNKLTGQIPDSFQDLASLQYLYLGSNNLNGQLPANIIGPNLIAIDVSFNPLSGNLPQNSMRVGLSMNAVGTSINANNLQGKASGMLQCLKADFKCSNKVPSKTFSVKCGGTDQTSASGIEYEGDLESMGAASLYTSSDNLWAVSNTGNFISNPNGQQYLTQTGSQITGTLDSELYKTARISPSSLRYYGLGLQNGRYSVELHFAEIGMDDSHSWKGLGRRLFDVYIQGEIVLKDFNIKNEAGGSKKALIKTFEANVTNTIMDIHFFWAGKGTCCIPYQGTYGPLVSAIHVSQVSDGAGSSKKDKKRVGKLVGISMACVAGLVIISSVFYLWWIKEDSSQHMRIYTGHPGND, translated from the exons ATGGGGGTCTTGAGCTTCtgtctctttgttttttgggtGTCTCAGGTTGTTTTTGCACAACAAACTACTGATCCTAATGAAG TGGATGCTCTTAACAGATTGATAGATTACTGGAATTTGAGAGACAACTTGAATATTACTAATGACCCTTGCATCCAGAATGCAGCCTGGGCTAATAAACAAGCAAACCCTAGAGTTGCTTGTGATTGCAGCAACAACACCTGCCATATCACTCATCT GAAGATTCATGCTTTGGACATTTCTGGTGAGTTACCAAGTGAATTGTTTGTTCTGAAGGAACTGATGAACTT GGATTTTGGTAAGAATGTACTAAATGGTGCAATCCCAGCAGAAATTGAACGGTTATCAAACATGCAACACCT TAATCTAGGCATCAACAATTTCACAGGTGCAGTGCCTCAAGAACTTGGAAATCTAACCAAGTTGATTACTCT AGATTTTGGCTCCAACAATTTCATTGGACCACTACCCACATCCCTTGGAAAGTTGACATCCTTGCAGGAGCT GTATATTAATAGCAGTGGAGTCAGTGGACGGATTCCGCAAGAACTTGCAAATCTGAAATCTCTCCGAACTCT CTGGGCATCTGATAACTTGTTCACTGGAAAGCTTCCGGACTTCTTCGGAACTCTGACAAAACTCAGGAACCT GCGGCTTCAAGGGACATTGCTTGAAGGTCCAATTCCAAGCAGTTTTAGTGCTCTAAAGAAGCTGGGAGACCT GAGAATCGGTGATCTTAATGGTGAAGATTCTTCTCTTGAGTTCTTGCGAGACCAGAAAAGTTTGACTATATT GATTTTGAGAAACTGTCTACTCTCGGGACAAATTCCAGACCAACTGGGAAACTTCTCCCAGTTGCAAGAACT GGATTTgagtttcaacaaattaacaggTCAAATTCCAGACTCATTTCAAGATTTAGCTTCATTACAATATCT GTATCTTGGAAGTAACAACTTGAATGGGCAACTCCCTGCAAATATCATAGGTCCAAATCTAATTGCAAT AGATGTCTCATTCAATCCCCTTTCTGGAAATTTGCCACAAAACTCTATGAGGGTTGGATTATCAAT gaaTGCTGTTGGAACTTCCATTAATGCAAACAATTTACAGGG AAAAGCTTCTGGGATGTTGCAGTGCCTCAAAGCTGATTTCAAGTGCAGCAACAAAGTTCCATCAA AAACATTTTCTGTCAAATGTGGAGGTACGGACCAGACATCTGCATCTGGGATAGAATATGAGGGTGATCTTGAATCAATGGGGGCTGCTTCACTGTACACAAGCTCAGACAATCTGTGGGCAGTAAGCAATACTGGGAATTTCATTTCGAACCCAAACGGACAACAATATTTAACACAAACAGGTTCTCAAATCACTGGAACTTTGGACTCTGAGCTATATAAGACAGCAAGGATTTCACCGAGCTCGCTGAGGTACTATGGCCTTGGTCTACAGAATGGAAGATACAGTGTTGAGCTTCACTTTGCAGAGATAGGAATGGATGACTCTCATTCTTGGAAAGGCCTCGGAAGGCGCTTATTCGACGTTTACATACAG GGAGAAATAGTTCTCAAGGACTTCAACATTAAAAACGAAGCTGGTGGATCCAAAAAAGCGTTGATTAAAACATTTGAAGCAAATGTGACCAACACAATCATGGACATTCACTTCTTCTGGGCTGGAAAAGGCACTTGCTGCATTCCATATCAAGGAACATATGGACCTTTAGTATCAGCCATTCATGTTTCTCAAG TATCTGATGGTGCTGGCTCTTCCAAGAAGGACAAGAAACGTGTAGGAAAACTTGTTGGGATATCAATGGCATGTGTAGCTGGGCTTGTGATCATCTCTTCTGTATTTTATCTATGGTGGATAAAAGAGGATTCATCTCAGCACATGAGAATTTACACTGGTCACCCAGGTAATGATTAA
- the LOC118051219 gene encoding probable clathrin assembly protein At4g32285: MAPSTIRKAIGTVKDQTSIGIAKVASNMAPELEVAIVKATSHDDDPPNQKYIHEILNLTSYSRGYVHACVSFVSKRLGKTRDWIVALKTLMLIHRLLNEGDPLFQEEILYATRKGTRLLNMSDFRDEAHSSSWDHSAFVRTFAMYLDQRLELILFERKGGDGSRVGGSRGAGSAHGGEIEKYYGGRGGFGREDFGRGDFRSPPPRAYEYSDQYNGDYNRGESGYGMPRRTRSYGDMSEMGGGEGREEKKTATPLREMKPERIFGKMGHLQRLLDRFLSCRPTGLAKNNRMILIALYPVVKESFQLYADICEVLAVLLDKFFDMEYPDCVKAFDAYASAAKQIDELIAFYNWCKDTGVARSSEYPEVQRITGKLLETLEEFVRDRAKRPKSPERKEEAPPVPQEEEPVPDMNEIKALPAPEDFTPPPPPEMEPGPQKPQVTEDLVNLRDDDVTADDQGNRLALALFAGPAANSGNGSWEAFHSNGEPQVTSAWQTPAAEAGKADWELALVETASNLSKQKATLGGGFDPLLLNGMYDQGMVRQHVGTAQLSGGSASSVALPGTGNSTTPVLALPAPDGTVQAVNQDPFAASLCVPPPSYVQMADMEKKQQLLVQEQVTWQQYARDGMQGQASLAKISGGGYYNAGPMPTMPYGMPPVNGMGPPPAGYYYTPY; the protein is encoded by the coding sequence ATGGCGCCGAGCACGATCCGAAAAGCGATTGGGACCGTTAAAGATCAAACAAGCATAGGTATAGCGAAAGTAGCGAGTAACATGGCGCCAGAGCTTGAAGTGGCAATCGTGAAAGCAACGAGCCACGACGACGATCCGCCGAATCAGAAATATATTCACGAGATCTTGAATCTAACTTCGTATTCTCGCGGTTACGTTCATGCTTGTGTGTCTTTCGTTTCGAAAAGGTTAGGGAAAACGCGGGATTGGATCGTGGCGTTGAAAACATTGATGCTTATTCATAGGTTATTGAACGAAGGAGACCCGTTATTTCAAGAGGAGATTTTGTATGCTACTAGGAAAGGTACCCGGCTGTTGAATATGAGTGATTTTAGAGATGAAGCGCATTCGAGTTCCTGGGACCATTCGGCTTTTGTTAGGACTTTCGCGATGTATTTGGATCAAAGACTTGAATTGATCTTGTTTGAACGGAAAGGAGGTGATGGTAGCCGTGTTGGTGGGAGTCGTGGTGCGGGGAGTGCTCATGGTGGTGAAATTGAGAAATATTATGGAGGCAGGGGTGGTTTTGGCAGGGAAGATTTCGGTAGAGGTGATTTTAGGTCGCCGCCGCCAAGAGCTTATGAGTATAGTGATCAGTATAATGGGGATTATAATAGGGGGGAGAGTGGGTATGGGATGCCGAGGAGGACAAGGTCGTATGGGGATATGAGTGAGATGGGGGGCGGAGAAGGAAGGGAAGAGAAGAAGACAGCAACGCCGTTGAGGGAAATGAAGCCGGAGAGGATTTTTGGGAAGATGGGACATTTACAGAGGTTGCTGGATAGGTTCTTGTCATGTAGGCCGACGGGGTTGGCCAAGAATAATAGGATGATATTGATTGCGTTGTATCCGGTTGTGAAAGAGAGTTTTCAGTTATACGCGGATATATGTGAGGTTTTGGCTGTTTTGCTCGATAAGTTTTTTGATATGGAGTATCCGGATTGTGTTAAGGCCTTTGATGCTTATGCTAGTGCGGCGAAGCAGATTGACGAGCTGATTGCGTTTTATAATTGGTGTAAGGATACTGGAGTGGCGAGATCGTCCGAGTACCCTGAAGTGCAGAGGATTACAGGCAAGTTGTTGGAGACTTTGGAGGAGTTTGTGAGGGATAGAGCTAAGAGACCTAAGAGTCCGGAGAGGAAAGAGGAGGCACCCCCTGTGCCTCAAGAGGAGGAGCCTGTGCCTGATATGAATGAAATTAAGGCCCTGCCTGCACCGGAGGATTTTACTCCTCCCCCACCTCCGGAGATGGAGCCCGGGCCTCAGAAACCACAGGTTACTGAGGATTTGGTGAATTTGAGGGATGATGATGTCACGGCTGACGATCAAGGGAATAGGTTGGCTTTGGCTTTGTTTGCTGGTCCAGCAGCCAATAGTGGGAACGGATCATGGGAAGCATTCCATTCTAACGGAGAACCCCAAGTGACCTCAGCATGGCAGACTCCAGCTGCTGAAGCTGGCAAGGCAGATTGGGAATTGGCATTGGTTGAGACAGCTAGTAATTTATCGAAGCAGAAAGCAACTTTGGGAGGTGGGTTTGATCCATTGTTGTTAAATGGAATGTATGATCAGGGAATGGTGAGGCAACATGTTGGCACTGCTCAACTTAGTGGAGGTAGTGCTAGTAGCGTGGCGTTACCAGGGACTGGGAATAGTACAACACCTGTTTTAGCTCTGCCAGCTCCAGATGGAACAGTCCAGGCAGTTAATCAGGACCCTTTCGCCGCATCTCTGTGTGTTCCACCTCCCTCATACGTCCAAATGGCAGATATGGAGAAGAAACAACAGTTGCTTGTTCAGGAGCAGGTGACATGGCAGCAGTATGCCAGGGATGGGATGCAAGGTCAAGCTAGTTTGGCCAAGATCAGCGGCGGTGGTTACTACAATGCAGGTCCTATGCCAACGATGCCTTATGGAATGCCACCTGTCAATGGAATGGGGCCACCACCGGCCGGGTATTACTACACTCCTTACTGA